The following are from one region of the Pseudodesulfovibrio piezophilus C1TLV30 genome:
- a CDS encoding beta-phosphoglucomutase family hydrolase: MSAITLKGVVFDLDGVITRTASVHAQAWETAFNEYLKQVAEEKNVPFEPFDRTNDYQNYVDGKPRFEGVLSFMKSRGIRLPPGDPDDPPSLDSICGIGNRKNALYQEILQKEGPEVFQSSVDLIHELKKQGVRVGVATSSRNCQLVLELAGLQDLFETQVDGVFSAQHELKGKPDPDIFVAAARNLGLNPGECVVVEDAISGVQAGCAGNFGLTLGVARNVQGEMLLRFGADLVVSDLGEITVDDLLEWFETGMATDEWFLTYSGFDPGDEKLRETLTTVGNGYLGTRGAYEAEEASFNFYPGTYISGIFNKTASKVHGQDVWNNDFVNCPNWLPVEFKIGNGEFLSPLSMEILSYSHQLNMREGAMERDLVVKDQVGRITRISSYRLASMADPHLCALKFDLTPLNYSAKITFRSSLDGNVENGGVARYSALNTHHLARVSGGKAPDGIFLHMETTHSRYQIVMASKVTLLEDGKALNVRKEVVQERAKVSEEMKVSAKANNRYSLEKFVYIRTSLDKTPGDLKEMCLDSLAKVRTFQGVYGPHVKSWKALWQKADIRVTGDRFVQRVLRLHIYHLLVTASPHNVDRDAGMPARGLSGEAYRGHIFWDELYIQPFFDSNFPDISKALLMYRYNRLDAAREYARENGYIGAMYPWQTADDGTEETQEVHYNPESKQWDPDLSRNQRHVSIAVFVNAWRYVSWTGDKSFLKDYGAEMMLDIARFWGGIAEYDAKTDKYHIEGIMGPDEFHEALPGSDKHGIKDNAYTNIMVVWLLEKALMILKELPPKARKDVVGKIGLGDEEIAKWEDMLTKLNVILTDDGIVSQFEGYMELDELDWEGYRKRFYSIHRMDRILKAEGDSPDHYKVAKQADTLMAWYVLEPEEVARILEQLGYAVENPLDLLKKNYDFYEQRTSHGSTLSKVVHAVIAKYIYSSDICWDWFMEAMHSDIEDTQGGTTIEGIHTGVMAGTLEVIKQDFAGLNMSSTPMKVDPDLPEHWGEMRFSFIWQSIWFDLVIDQDRVNMTAYHKGDKVVPVEIFGKEYQLKPGMTVEARR, encoded by the coding sequence GTGTCTGCAATTACACTGAAAGGCGTCGTTTTCGATTTGGATGGAGTCATCACCCGGACAGCGAGCGTGCATGCGCAAGCGTGGGAAACGGCTTTCAATGAATACCTCAAACAGGTTGCCGAGGAAAAGAACGTCCCATTCGAACCTTTTGACAGGACGAATGACTACCAAAATTATGTTGACGGCAAACCTCGGTTCGAAGGTGTACTCAGCTTCATGAAGTCGCGGGGTATCAGGCTTCCCCCCGGAGACCCCGATGACCCGCCAAGTCTCGATTCCATCTGCGGTATCGGCAATCGCAAGAATGCATTGTATCAGGAGATACTACAGAAGGAAGGCCCGGAGGTCTTTCAGTCCTCCGTGGACTTGATCCATGAATTGAAAAAGCAGGGAGTGCGGGTTGGTGTTGCGACGTCAAGTCGAAATTGCCAGCTTGTTTTGGAGTTGGCTGGCCTGCAAGATCTTTTTGAGACACAGGTTGATGGTGTCTTCTCGGCTCAGCATGAACTGAAAGGAAAACCCGATCCAGATATTTTTGTGGCTGCTGCGCGGAATCTGGGACTGAATCCAGGTGAATGCGTGGTGGTCGAGGATGCCATCTCCGGGGTGCAGGCCGGTTGCGCAGGAAACTTCGGCCTGACACTCGGTGTCGCCCGGAATGTGCAGGGTGAAATGCTTTTGCGGTTTGGGGCGGATCTTGTGGTTTCCGATCTGGGTGAAATCACGGTGGACGACCTGCTTGAATGGTTTGAAACCGGTATGGCAACCGATGAGTGGTTCCTGACCTATTCCGGGTTTGATCCGGGTGATGAGAAATTGCGGGAGACTCTGACAACGGTTGGCAATGGTTATCTTGGAACTCGGGGAGCCTATGAAGCCGAGGAGGCTTCCTTCAATTTCTACCCTGGAACCTATATTTCGGGAATTTTCAACAAGACTGCCAGCAAGGTGCATGGTCAGGATGTCTGGAATAATGATTTTGTCAATTGTCCAAACTGGTTGCCTGTGGAATTCAAGATAGGGAATGGTGAATTCCTCAGTCCGTTATCAATGGAGATATTGAGTTATTCCCACCAGCTCAATATGCGCGAAGGAGCCATGGAGAGAGATCTCGTGGTCAAGGATCAAGTGGGACGCATTACCCGCATCTCTTCATATCGGCTCGCATCCATGGCTGACCCGCATCTTTGCGCGCTCAAGTTTGACCTGACTCCACTCAATTATTCAGCCAAGATAACTTTCCGTTCATCTTTGGACGGTAATGTCGAGAATGGTGGAGTGGCGCGGTATTCAGCCTTGAATACGCATCACTTGGCGAGGGTTTCCGGTGGAAAGGCGCCGGATGGAATATTCCTTCATATGGAGACAACTCATTCGCGTTATCAGATTGTCATGGCTTCCAAAGTGACCCTTCTGGAGGATGGAAAAGCTCTTAATGTGCGTAAGGAAGTTGTGCAGGAGCGAGCCAAGGTCTCGGAAGAGATGAAAGTCTCAGCCAAGGCCAATAATCGATATTCACTGGAGAAATTTGTCTACATTCGGACATCGCTGGATAAGACCCCAGGTGATTTGAAGGAAATGTGCCTCGATAGTCTGGCCAAGGTCCGAACCTTCCAGGGCGTTTACGGACCTCATGTCAAGAGCTGGAAGGCGCTGTGGCAGAAAGCCGATATTCGCGTGACTGGCGACCGTTTTGTTCAGCGTGTGCTTCGTTTGCATATCTATCATCTGCTGGTTACGGCCAGTCCGCACAATGTGGATCGGGACGCTGGAATGCCTGCCCGTGGCCTGAGTGGAGAGGCGTATCGTGGTCATATCTTCTGGGATGAATTATATATTCAGCCATTCTTTGATTCCAATTTTCCGGATATATCCAAGGCATTGTTGATGTATCGGTACAATCGTCTTGATGCGGCCAGGGAATATGCCCGGGAAAATGGGTACATCGGTGCCATGTATCCATGGCAGACTGCGGATGATGGCACTGAAGAGACGCAGGAAGTGCATTACAATCCCGAGTCCAAGCAATGGGACCCGGATTTGTCCCGGAATCAGCGTCATGTTTCCATCGCAGTCTTTGTCAATGCATGGCGCTATGTGTCCTGGACCGGCGACAAATCCTTCCTTAAGGACTATGGGGCTGAGATGATGCTCGATATAGCTCGCTTCTGGGGTGGAATTGCCGAATATGACGCAAAAACCGACAAATATCATATAGAAGGGATCATGGGGCCGGACGAGTTTCATGAAGCGCTTCCCGGGAGTGATAAACATGGTATCAAGGACAATGCGTACACGAATATAATGGTTGTCTGGCTGCTTGAGAAGGCTCTGATGATTCTCAAGGAGTTGCCTCCCAAGGCCCGCAAGGATGTTGTCGGAAAGATTGGACTTGGCGATGAGGAAATTGCCAAGTGGGAAGACATGCTCACCAAGCTCAACGTTATACTGACAGACGATGGAATCGTCAGTCAATTTGAAGGGTATATGGAACTGGATGAGCTTGATTGGGAGGGGTACCGCAAACGTTTCTATTCCATTCATCGAATGGATCGAATCCTCAAGGCCGAAGGGGATTCGCCGGATCATTACAAGGTGGCAAAGCAGGCTGACACGTTGATGGCCTGGTATGTTCTGGAACCGGAAGAGGTCGCTCGTATCCTTGAGCAGCTTGGCTATGCAGTGGAAAACCCACTTGATTTGCTCAAGAAAAATTATGATTTCTATGAGCAACGCACCAGCCATGGGTCGACCCTGTCCAAGGTCGTTCACGCGGTTATCGCCAAATATATCTATTCCAGTGATATCTGCTGGGATTGGTTCATGGAGGCCATGCACAGCGATATCGAGGATACGCAGGGCGGGACGACAATTGAAGGGATACATACTGGTGTGATGGCCGGGACATTGGAGGTTATCAAACAGGATTTCGCCGGGCTGAACATGTCTTCGACCCCGATGAAGGTCGATCCGGATCTTCCCGAACATTGGGGGGAAATGCGGTTCAGCTTCATTTGGCAGAGTATCTGGTTTGACCTCGTCATTGATCAGGACAGGGTAAATATGACTGCCTATCACAAGGGTGACAAGGTTGTCCCTGTGGAAATATTTGGCAAGGAGTATCAACTCAAGCCGGGGATGACTGTGGAAGCCAGACGATAA
- a CDS encoding GGDEF domain-containing response regulator, whose amino-acid sequence MRILIVDDCRATALHISEVLNQAGFPDSIAVHDFEQAMQALNDSRKTEIPIDLIIMDISLPGTDGIAATLTIKSQYEFEDTPVIIVTAHDDEAYLDRAFAAGASDYIIKPPSKIELRARIRSALQLKREMAKRRQREQELQTLAYKLEKMTNLDGLTGLANRRCFDDTLVKEWVRNGRQDVPMALIMIDIDHFKSYNDTLGHVDGDTCLCAVAAAIKNAVHRPGDMVARYGGEEFVVILPDTDCRGASAVAETIHANLAQSGIRHPQSSVSCAVTVSIGVASCVPACETTPENLLHAADRALYQAKQQGRNRTKSMTLRGPDSLRQ is encoded by the coding sequence ATGAGAATTCTTATCGTTGATGACTGTCGCGCTACCGCGCTGCACATTTCGGAAGTCCTGAACCAGGCGGGTTTCCCGGATAGCATCGCAGTGCATGATTTTGAACAGGCCATGCAGGCACTCAACGACTCTCGGAAAACCGAAATTCCCATTGATCTCATTATCATGGATATATCTCTGCCCGGAACAGACGGTATTGCCGCCACTCTGACGATCAAATCGCAATATGAGTTTGAAGATACGCCTGTGATCATCGTCACCGCCCATGACGATGAAGCCTATCTGGATCGGGCTTTTGCTGCCGGAGCTTCGGATTATATCATCAAACCTCCCAGCAAAATCGAATTAAGAGCACGGATACGCTCCGCCCTCCAGTTAAAACGGGAAATGGCCAAACGCAGGCAACGGGAGCAGGAACTGCAGACGCTTGCCTATAAACTTGAAAAAATGACGAACCTTGACGGCCTGACAGGATTGGCGAACAGACGCTGTTTTGATGACACACTCGTCAAGGAATGGGTACGCAATGGGCGCCAGGATGTGCCCATGGCCCTGATCATGATAGATATCGACCACTTCAAATCCTATAATGACACACTTGGTCATGTTGATGGGGATACATGTCTCTGCGCCGTGGCAGCAGCCATCAAGAATGCAGTCCACAGGCCCGGTGACATGGTTGCCCGCTATGGCGGAGAAGAATTTGTCGTCATCCTCCCGGACACAGACTGCCGGGGAGCATCTGCCGTAGCTGAGACCATACATGCCAATTTGGCCCAATCGGGTATCAGGCATCCGCAGTCGTCGGTGAGTTGTGCCGTGACTGTTTCCATCGGAGTCGCCTCCTGTGTGCCCGCCTGTGAAACAACCCCTGAGAATCTCCTCCATGCTGCGGACAGAGCACTCTACCAGGCCAAGCAACAGGGCAGGAATCGAACGAAAAGCATGACTTTGCGTGGTCCAGACTCTCTCAGGCAATAA
- the lpxK gene encoding tetraacyldisaccharide 4'-kinase, with the protein MPDSITTIQTLLSPMLKPLSWGYGALMRLRENLYGYGLFTAWKPTPLTVSVGNIGWGGSGKTPIAGWLLDWAKKNNLRPLLLTRGYKAKPVSYPYRVLPGALPEEAGDEPLMLATTHPEAHIIVDPVRTRGGKLGVRQFKPHLIVLDDGFQHMAVARDFNLVLLRPEDLSTQWNAVTPAGSWREPVSALKRADAFMVKAGPAYFKRLLPLFKERLDHLHKPFFSFRVVPTSVSQIIGPETAENFEGAGYLLVTGVGDPELVKRTATQFLGYPPVRHMIYRDHHSYTKSDMLEMQATARKLGCKTILCTPKDAVKLGPMCNEAFWQFDLRVEFGPSSIGEKVRFDTWWNRHHEKLSKRRRGEKEKQHSGEKSRG; encoded by the coding sequence ATGCCCGACTCCATCACCACGATACAGACTCTCCTTTCTCCGATGCTCAAGCCCCTGTCCTGGGGGTATGGGGCCTTGATGCGACTCAGAGAGAACCTCTATGGCTATGGACTTTTCACCGCATGGAAACCCACCCCTCTGACAGTCTCTGTTGGAAACATCGGCTGGGGAGGCTCCGGCAAAACTCCCATAGCAGGCTGGCTCCTTGACTGGGCAAAAAAAAACAACCTGCGCCCACTGCTCCTGACTCGCGGTTACAAGGCTAAACCCGTTTCCTACCCGTATAGAGTCCTCCCCGGAGCACTCCCGGAAGAAGCAGGAGACGAACCGCTCATGCTTGCCACGACACATCCCGAAGCGCATATCATTGTCGATCCTGTTCGAACGCGGGGAGGCAAACTGGGGGTCAGGCAATTCAAGCCCCATCTCATTGTTCTTGACGACGGATTTCAACACATGGCTGTTGCACGGGATTTCAATCTGGTACTGCTGCGGCCGGAAGATTTATCGACCCAATGGAATGCCGTTACCCCGGCAGGATCGTGGCGTGAACCAGTCTCAGCGCTCAAGCGTGCCGATGCTTTTATGGTGAAGGCCGGACCAGCCTATTTCAAACGACTGCTCCCTCTTTTCAAGGAACGTCTCGACCATCTGCACAAACCTTTTTTCAGCTTTCGAGTCGTGCCCACAAGTGTCAGTCAGATTATCGGCCCGGAGACTGCGGAAAACTTCGAAGGCGCAGGATACCTCCTGGTGACAGGTGTCGGCGACCCCGAATTGGTCAAGAGAACGGCCACACAGTTCCTCGGATATCCACCTGTCAGGCATATGATTTACAGAGACCACCACTCCTATACCAAAAGCGACATGCTCGAAATGCAGGCCACCGCACGAAAACTCGGCTGCAAGACAATTTTATGCACCCCTAAAGACGCAGTCAAACTCGGCCCCATGTGCAACGAAGCATTCTGGCAATTCGACCTGAGAGTTGAATTCGGGCCATCCTCGATCGGCGAGAAAGTCCGATTTGACACATGGTGGAACCGCCACCATGAGAAATTAAGCAAACGCCGACGTGGCGAAAAAGAAAAACAACATTCCGGGGAAAAAAGCCGTGGCTAA
- a CDS encoding DUF4139 domain-containing protein — MIRLISRVVCFALIVSFVCFSVEVQAAVTEGADLAVYNSGRAQVTESRSVTLPEGLASVVFKNVPMALDPTSIRAEADGMRVLDVEYHYQPVSRKSLLDAFIGKELNVIMPDPVDANARILRKATLLSNTDGPVFQVGNEVYLGDYDVIMLPELPKGSRNEPSLTLTTEAVLAGKRDVQLEYLMSGLNWQADYVLVTNKAATEGALDAWATLTNTSGQAFNAAALKLVAGEVYREQGRRGSMLKSAMVMEAASGAPQGMVQADFSQYHVYSLERRVTLASSGTKQFNLFSAPQVSIKQQLVSTYHTGNGLRNGPLDQNVDLTLTMHNTAEAGAGHPMPAGLVRVFMPTSDEDLLLAGESRIGHVGVGGEAVLSLGTAFDVTVRRTQKEFKKLGKNSYEVSWDIEIQNSRPENQSILLRETFSGQWEIINSSKDFTRPDAGTMEYALAVPPMADGKPMHVEYTVQVTY, encoded by the coding sequence ATGATTCGTCTTATATCTCGCGTGGTTTGCTTTGCTCTCATTGTTTCATTCGTGTGTTTCTCAGTTGAAGTGCAGGCTGCTGTCACTGAAGGTGCTGACCTGGCAGTATACAACAGTGGGCGTGCTCAGGTCACGGAATCCCGTTCAGTTACTTTACCTGAGGGATTGGCAAGTGTTGTTTTCAAGAATGTTCCCATGGCACTGGACCCGACATCCATCAGAGCGGAAGCGGATGGCATGCGTGTTCTTGATGTGGAATACCACTATCAGCCTGTCAGCCGGAAAAGTTTACTCGACGCCTTCATCGGGAAGGAATTGAATGTGATCATGCCTGATCCTGTCGATGCAAATGCTCGTATCCTGCGCAAAGCGACACTTCTTTCAAACACGGATGGTCCTGTTTTTCAGGTGGGCAATGAGGTGTATCTCGGTGATTATGATGTCATCATGTTGCCTGAACTGCCCAAAGGCTCTCGTAATGAGCCGTCCCTGACGTTGACGACCGAGGCTGTTTTGGCTGGCAAGCGTGATGTGCAACTGGAATATTTGATGAGCGGGTTGAATTGGCAGGCAGATTATGTGCTCGTGACCAATAAGGCTGCTACTGAGGGAGCTTTGGATGCCTGGGCCACGCTGACAAACACTTCCGGACAGGCCTTTAATGCCGCAGCTCTCAAATTGGTTGCGGGTGAGGTTTATCGGGAGCAGGGAAGGCGAGGAAGCATGCTCAAGTCTGCCATGGTTATGGAGGCTGCTTCGGGAGCGCCTCAGGGAATGGTACAAGCGGATTTCTCCCAATACCATGTCTATTCTCTTGAGCGCAGAGTCACTCTTGCGTCTTCCGGGACCAAACAATTCAATCTGTTCTCCGCTCCACAGGTTTCCATCAAGCAACAGCTTGTGAGCACCTACCACACAGGGAATGGGCTTCGAAATGGCCCTCTTGATCAGAATGTTGATCTGACCCTGACAATGCACAATACCGCTGAGGCAGGCGCAGGGCATCCCATGCCTGCCGGATTGGTCCGTGTTTTCATGCCCACTTCCGATGAGGACCTGTTGCTTGCCGGAGAGTCCCGCATTGGTCATGTCGGGGTCGGGGGCGAGGCTGTGCTGTCATTGGGCACGGCTTTTGATGTCACCGTTCGGCGTACACAGAAAGAATTCAAGAAGTTGGGAAAAAATTCGTACGAGGTCTCATGGGATATCGAAATCCAGAATAGTCGCCCGGAAAACCAGTCTATTCTTTTGCGGGAAACATTTTCCGGTCAATGGGAAATTATCAATTCCAGCAAGGATTTTACACGACCCGATGCCGGGACAATGGAATATGCCCTTGCAGTTCCTCCTATGGCTGACGGCAAGCCCATGCATGTCGAATACACCGTGCAGGTTACTTATTAG
- a CDS encoding LexA family transcriptional regulator, whose amino-acid sequence MSNGFETFFKRLCSETEIRNQSQLARELEVGRAAVSLAKRKNSVPARWILDLAARYELNPLWLEQGVGLPRQTCLAEVTEGPEAYQEVPKVRARLCAGGGSFETEGIVEGYYSFRADWLNTRGNPSNMVLMEVIGNSMEPEIKEGDMVLIDESRTDVLSGGIYAVGVEDTVMVKRVERLPGTLVLRSDNLDYAPIHLSGDELNNVRVIGKVLWISREYR is encoded by the coding sequence ATGAGTAACGGATTTGAAACGTTCTTCAAGAGGCTGTGTTCGGAAACTGAAATACGAAATCAATCACAACTGGCTCGCGAACTGGAAGTAGGCAGAGCCGCTGTTTCTCTTGCCAAACGGAAAAATTCGGTTCCGGCACGCTGGATTCTGGATTTGGCTGCACGCTATGAACTGAATCCGCTTTGGCTTGAGCAGGGGGTTGGGCTTCCTCGTCAGACGTGTTTGGCTGAGGTGACCGAAGGGCCGGAGGCCTACCAGGAAGTCCCCAAGGTTCGGGCGCGTTTGTGCGCGGGTGGCGGGTCTTTCGAGACCGAAGGGATAGTGGAAGGATATTATTCATTTCGTGCGGACTGGCTGAATACGCGGGGGAATCCGTCAAACATGGTTTTGATGGAAGTCATTGGAAATTCCATGGAGCCGGAGATCAAGGAAGGGGACATGGTCCTCATTGATGAATCCCGTACCGATGTCCTGTCTGGTGGTATTTACGCTGTCGGTGTGGAGGATACGGTGATGGTCAAACGGGTGGAGCGATTGCCCGGAACTCTCGTGCTTCGAAGTGATAACCTGGACTATGCTCCCATCCATTTATCCGGCGATGAATTGAACAATGTCCGAGTTATAGGCAAGGTCCTTTGGATATCCAGGGAGTATCGGTAA
- a CDS encoding YccF domain-containing protein, which produces MLSFIGNIIWFLFGGVFMALGWFLAGCLMALSIVGLPWARAAFNIAKFALMPFGRTLVRRDTLTGRSDIGTSAFGFIGNVIWFVFAGWWLCIGHIMSGLACCLTIIGIPWGWQHFKIAAITLAPIGMAVVPIAHAERAQGMKL; this is translated from the coding sequence ATGCTCTCATTTATCGGCAACATAATCTGGTTTCTTTTCGGCGGCGTATTCATGGCGCTGGGTTGGTTTCTGGCAGGATGCCTCATGGCCCTCTCCATTGTAGGATTGCCATGGGCGCGGGCAGCTTTCAATATTGCAAAATTTGCTCTGATGCCCTTTGGCAGAACACTTGTCCGCCGCGATACACTGACCGGCAGAAGTGACATCGGCACCTCCGCTTTCGGATTCATAGGCAATGTCATCTGGTTCGTCTTTGCTGGCTGGTGGCTCTGCATCGGACACATCATGTCTGGGCTGGCCTGCTGCCTGACTATCATCGGAATCCCATGGGGATGGCAACATTTCAAGATTGCAGCGATTACCCTTGCCCCCATCGGCATGGCCGTTGTCCCCATAGCCCACGCAGAGCGCGCCCAGGGGATGAAATTATAA
- a CDS encoding Bax inhibitor-1/YccA family protein produces the protein MNQYPSMQHSAAKAEVVNAFMRGVYGWMSAGLALTAAVSYAVVNTSSLLQMFFNVNPSTGAVSMSTLVFVLLLAEIGIVFFLSARIRTLAPGTATALFLVYSGLNGLTLTPILLAYTAESVASTFVITAGMFGAMSLYGLLTKKDLTSWGSLLFMGLIGIMIAMVVNMFIQSSAMAFAISGIGVIIFLGLTAYDTQKLKTMGEMVPAGDEAAIRRGTIMGALTLYLDFINLFLMLLRLMGDRR, from the coding sequence ATGAATCAGTATCCCAGCATGCAGCACTCGGCTGCCAAAGCCGAAGTCGTCAACGCTTTCATGCGAGGCGTGTATGGCTGGATGAGTGCCGGACTCGCTCTAACTGCCGCAGTCTCTTACGCAGTCGTCAACACCAGCTCGCTGCTCCAGATGTTCTTCAACGTCAATCCTTCGACAGGCGCTGTCAGCATGTCCACGCTGGTTTTTGTCCTGCTCCTGGCCGAAATCGGCATCGTGTTTTTCCTGAGCGCACGAATTCGGACACTCGCCCCTGGGACCGCTACCGCACTCTTCCTTGTCTACAGTGGACTTAACGGATTGACACTGACGCCCATACTGCTTGCTTACACAGCAGAATCAGTGGCTTCTACTTTCGTCATTACCGCCGGCATGTTCGGTGCCATGTCCTTGTATGGTCTGCTCACTAAAAAAGACCTGACAAGTTGGGGAAGTCTGCTTTTCATGGGACTTATCGGTATCATGATCGCCATGGTGGTCAATATGTTCATTCAAAGCTCCGCAATGGCTTTTGCCATTTCCGGCATCGGTGTCATCATCTTCCTTGGCCTCACAGCTTATGATACCCAGAAACTGAAGACCATGGGAGAAATGGTCCCGGCCGGAGACGAAGCAGCCATACGACGCGGAACTATTATGGGCGCCCTGACCCTCTATCTCGACTTCATCAATCTCTTCCTCATGTTGCTTCGACTCATGGGCGACCGCAGATAA
- the rnr gene encoding ribonuclease R codes for MAKKKRQQPRPSTPPLSLSLLLKLFREIKRPLSRAEVVRELKLKKRDKPAVKEMLAALVEQGKLIRMRRGYGLAESMNCVTGQLEIQRGGFGFVIPEDSRRKDIFINQRDINEAWHGDKVVAVVIKENKGQRNNEGRIIRVLERGRKTLPVKLYKKMRNGDWLCRPTDPRLAFGIMAELEDQTLELKQGDIALCEPGERIDPTMWEGRITSYLGPESDISVQEALVKSNHTIRLRFPSGSISQAEALPNEPAEKDIRGRKDLTSKQFITIDGATAKDFDDAILVEKMPRGYRLWVAIADVSHYVPEGSPLDKEALERGNSYYFPQSVEPMFPERLSNGLCSLNPNVKRLVMVARMDTDDKGVTRNTKVFPAVIESHARLTYGQVKLAILDKEEDTRAKIAHILPMLELAEELARKINTLRSRRGSLDFDLPEPEILFDVDGETTDIRPKKRHFGHQLIEEFMIAANEAVAHFLIQKDLPCLFRIHPPADEERLKTMFRLLAQTDKSITMPKEMTPKAIQALVASQKGTDKEYIVNRMLLRSMKQAKYSPENEGHFGLASEEYCHFTSPIRRYADLVVHRLVKSALSLDDTSQPTSSIPGQKRLFNIAEQISKRERAAMNAEREILKRVMVLFMRDKVGGTFGGVISHITDYGFYVELREVMAEGMVRLSTMDDDYYTYWAHREMLVGERTGQAFKLGQTVEVILEDVSLERLELNFKLKSVTGSAKNYKELI; via the coding sequence GTGGCTAAAAAGAAACGCCAACAACCAAGACCGTCCACTCCACCCCTTTCTCTTTCCCTCCTGCTCAAGCTCTTCAGAGAAATAAAACGTCCGCTTTCCCGAGCCGAAGTTGTTCGAGAGCTTAAGCTCAAGAAAAGAGACAAACCCGCTGTCAAAGAAATGCTCGCGGCCTTGGTTGAACAGGGTAAGCTCATTCGGATGCGCCGCGGCTACGGCCTGGCTGAATCTATGAACTGCGTAACAGGCCAGTTGGAAATCCAGCGCGGTGGATTCGGTTTCGTCATTCCCGAAGATTCCCGCCGAAAAGACATTTTCATCAATCAGCGCGATATCAACGAGGCATGGCATGGCGATAAAGTCGTGGCAGTCGTCATCAAGGAGAACAAGGGGCAGCGCAATAATGAAGGCCGAATAATCCGAGTGCTCGAACGGGGAAGAAAAACGCTCCCGGTCAAACTCTACAAAAAAATGCGCAATGGGGACTGGCTTTGCCGCCCCACTGATCCCCGCCTCGCTTTCGGTATCATGGCAGAACTTGAGGACCAGACCCTTGAACTCAAACAGGGTGACATCGCCTTATGCGAACCGGGAGAAAGAATCGATCCGACCATGTGGGAAGGAAGGATCACCTCATACCTCGGACCGGAATCCGATATTTCAGTGCAAGAAGCCCTCGTCAAGTCCAACCATACTATTCGACTTCGGTTCCCTTCCGGCTCGATAAGCCAGGCTGAGGCTCTTCCCAATGAGCCTGCCGAAAAAGATATCAGGGGCAGGAAGGATCTGACATCAAAACAGTTCATTACTATTGACGGCGCCACTGCCAAGGATTTTGACGACGCCATTCTTGTGGAGAAAATGCCGCGCGGCTACCGACTCTGGGTCGCTATCGCCGATGTTTCCCACTATGTGCCAGAAGGCAGCCCGCTGGATAAAGAAGCTCTAGAAAGAGGAAATTCCTACTATTTTCCCCAATCCGTGGAGCCGATGTTCCCAGAGCGTCTTTCCAATGGATTGTGCTCTCTCAACCCCAATGTCAAACGACTGGTCATGGTCGCCCGAATGGACACAGACGACAAAGGCGTGACTCGAAACACCAAAGTTTTCCCCGCAGTTATCGAAAGTCATGCCCGCCTGACCTATGGACAAGTCAAACTCGCCATTCTCGACAAGGAAGAGGATACTCGGGCCAAGATAGCCCATATCCTTCCCATGCTGGAGTTAGCCGAGGAACTGGCAAGGAAAATCAACACGCTTCGTTCCAGACGAGGCTCCCTCGACTTTGATCTGCCTGAACCGGAAATCCTCTTTGATGTCGACGGAGAAACAACAGACATCAGGCCAAAAAAACGCCACTTCGGGCACCAGCTCATCGAAGAATTCATGATCGCGGCCAACGAAGCGGTTGCTCACTTTCTGATTCAAAAAGACCTGCCATGCCTCTTTCGTATCCATCCTCCGGCTGATGAAGAGCGACTCAAAACCATGTTTCGACTGCTGGCCCAAACCGATAAAAGCATCACCATGCCCAAGGAGATGACCCCCAAGGCCATCCAGGCTTTGGTCGCTTCCCAAAAGGGGACAGACAAGGAATACATCGTCAACAGGATGCTCCTGCGATCCATGAAACAAGCGAAATATTCGCCTGAAAACGAAGGGCACTTCGGGCTGGCCTCAGAAGAATACTGCCACTTTACCTCTCCCATCAGGCGATACGCCGACCTGGTGGTTCACAGACTGGTCAAATCGGCCCTTTCCCTTGACGATACAAGCCAACCAACTTCTTCTATTCCAGGACAGAAACGACTCTTCAACATTGCCGAACAAATATCAAAGCGAGAACGCGCGGCCATGAATGCCGAGCGAGAAATCCTCAAGCGTGTCATGGTCCTCTTCATGCGCGACAAGGTCGGGGGAACATTTGGCGGAGTTATTTCCCACATCACCGACTATGGGTTCTATGTGGAATTGCGCGAAGTCATGGCTGAAGGGATGGTCCGGTTGTCAACTATGGATGACGATTACTACACCTACTGGGCCCATCGCGAAATGCTCGTTGGCGAACGCACTGGACAAGCCTTCAAGCTGGGTCAGACCGTGGAAGTGATCCTTGAAGATGTCAGCCTCGAAAGATTGGAGTTGAACTTCAAACTCAAGTCAGTGACAGGGTCAGCAAAAAACTACAAAGAACTCATTTAG